The genomic segment AGGAGATTCAGAAACCAAATCTGGATTCCAATGAACCGATTTCCTCGATCCGGAAGCTGTTCGAGCCGGCGGTGCGGCTTGATCGGCTCCTTTCGTCTCGATTTTTTCAAAATGTAGCGTCGTAGATTCATCAGATAAAGATATCACAGAACTCGCATCCTCGGCTCCTTTATCATCCACTGGCTTCAGATCAGCACTATGCGGTGGCTTTGGATTCCGATCATTCATTGGAACCTCCGATTTCACTGTCGTCTCTTTCGTCGGTTGCTCCatttccaaagtttttttttctttttttaatgatcTTTTTTATTTGCGATGTGTGTGGGGTagactttatttatttattaattaattatagtagtTTCGCTATAagaactttaaaacaaaaaaaaataaggttttATCATTGgacttataaataaataaaggtcATTTATAGTGGTTGTGAATGTTTTTAGGAAGACTTGTAAAATTAAGAATCATtgaatgaatttttatttttaaaaacttaaaaataagtttcttcttaaagaaaataaactttaaaaaataaagaagttaTGGAGAGAAAAATCTTATTATCATTACTAGGAGAGAACATGTGTCATGAACATATAATTTTCTAGtttgttaataatatttaattttattaatagttgtaaaatcttttgttatttaatttaattttcaaataactCTATTTCAACATATTGAGgatattttacatataaataaattgcaTTTGAAAAACAAACCAAAGCTATAGgaatttacaaattctaaatattataataaaatgaagTGTTTGTTTAGTGGTTTAAAGAGGATGACACTAAGATAATATATGTTTggcaaataaaacttttaaaaaataagaaaatttgatGGCttgtcacataaaaaaaaaaaaggaaatccttTGAAAATAAGTATAAATTCAAATGAAGCTAAATTTTTCATGCGGGtcattcaaaagaaaaatacttaggttcatctctaggggtgaacctctccattcatcCATGTTCTCTCAGCCAATaagaatcttccatctaatatctcatttaaaaataaattaaaattaaattaaaaagcaaacaaaattaaggaaacaaattctgtatacttttaattaagaaaagttaaatattggtttggtttagatttttaaaattagaataaaattatatatcggtttgggttcacaaatgagatggttagagtttagagtttacaagtagaacgaaattatatgtctgtttgggatcacaaatgagatggttagagtttagagtttacaagtagaacgaaattatatgtctgtttgggatcacaaatgagatggttagagtttagagtttacaagtagaacgaaattatatgtctgtttgggatcacaaatgagatggttagagtttagagtttacaagtagaacgaaattatatgtctgtttgggatcacaaatgagatggttagagtttagagtttacaagtagaacgaaattatatgtctgtttgggatcacaaatgagatggttagagtttagagtttacaagtagaacgaatttatatatcggtttgggttcacaaatgagatgttaggatttagattttacaattagaacgaaattatatgtctgtttgggttcacaaatgagatggttagagtttagagtttacaagtagaacgaatttatatatcggtttgggttcacaaatgagatgttaggatttagatttcacaattagaacgaaattaaatgtcggtttgggttcacaaatgagatggttagagtttagagtttacaagtagaacgaatttatatatcggtttgggttcacaaatgagatagttaggatttagattttatatatgtcggtttgaatttattaaaaagcgatttaagattataattttataataatgtatacagattttatttcttattttataagggggtgaatggagaggttcactcctaggggtgaacccaagtattgttccaTTCAAAACGTTACAATTCCCACATAGACTTTAAATATTTGGACATTGTATAACGGGTATCAGATCCAAAGCCCATACCATATTTAACGTAATGTGCATTTAATTAGCATGAGTTATCTagaattcggtttggttttgggtGGTTATATAGGTTGGCTTTATAATTTCGGTTTAGGATGAAGATGATACAATACAAGTATACAACCAAACTTCccccaaatttttaaaaattattaatagaaGTAtgattgtaaaatattataagaattGGTATCTTATAATATAAATGTCATAATCATTCACAGATAATAATAGGTTGCTTGTTGTCTGCCTCGTCGTTAAGCTTAGTGGGAACCAAGTATGGCGCGTGGTCTTGACTGTTGACGAAACTAAATAGTGTGTGATTTAAGATATCTcaagtaaatttttttgatgTGTTAATTGCATTGCTACATAATAGACCGTAACCCAAGATTGTCCCTTATTCTAATTAACACGACATGTCTTAACCCAATTAAAACTACAACCTCTAGTTTCATGTCAATCAACGTTGTGACATTGGCTCGatgaaaatatttcatttttacaATTTAATAGATCCGTACGTCAGATTTATATAAGCTTGATTTGTAGACAATTTAATTGAAGAAAACTTCAAATTCAAGAGACTTGGTACTTGGCAGAGACTACTTATTCTGATATACTAATTCAAGAAATATCTATTAGGTATGTGTGCTTTGCATGATTTAAAGAGTCCAAagtatcaaataattaaatataaatgctTCTTAATTAGCTATGGGTATATATTAAGAAGCCATTTAGCCTTAATGTCTCCACCACCAAGCAAAGACAAAGATATCTTTCTCAGGTTTTCTATCTCTCTCGTCAAAACAAAcgaaagaaattgaaaacagagagagagatagaaatgGCTCTTAAGACATTGCAAGCTCTGATCTTTCTTGGTGTATTTGCCACCTCATGTCTCGCTCAAGCTCCGGCTCCAGCACCCATGACGCTTCTCCCGCCGGTAGAGTCTCCTTCTCCTGTTATTACACCAACTGCGCAGCCACCGTCTCCAGTTGCTTCACCACCGGTTCCAGTTGCTTCACCACCGGTTCCAGTCAATGAACCCACTCCGGTTCCAACAACTCCACCCACCGTCTCACCACCGACCATATCTCCCACAACACCCCCTATGGCTTCTCCCCCGAAACCAGACGGTATGGCTCCAGGCCCATCAGGTCCAACACCAGCTCCTGCTCCAGGACCAGACGCACCGGAAGCTGACTCAGCATTGACTAACAAAGCTTTCCTTGTGAGCACGGTCATTGCAGGAGCCTTGTACGCCGTCGTATTGGCTTAGAAACTGAGCTGCCTTGGGCATTACTCTATCTCTATCTCCCTCtccttttggtttttcttattatgattttgtttgagAGATCTCCCTTTCTGTGTTTTCCTTAATTCATACATTTCTCTTCGTATTATCTTCCTcctctttgttgttgttttcttcctttGGAGTCTTCGTGAAATTTGTATTATTACTCTGATTGGGCCATGGGATAAACCTGAGGGGCAAAGCTTCTGATTGTAATTTTCTtcattaactttttattttttaataatatatcttGTTTAATACTATAGTTGTTAATTTAGTATTTCTATATAAGTATATTAATTAAGAGAATTGACTttagcacacaaaaaaaaaaaaaacataaaacgaaaTTTCATTAGGCTAAAAGGCATATAGAGTACTGTAATAATGATAGTGATACTATAGGCCTTAACGACCAAAAATATTATCTATTGAAGCAGTGTTGTCCAAGAGATTGAAGGTTATTTTATAACTGAATTTTTGCAGGGCCTTCATCCCTGTACAACTTAGCCATGTGGgacaaatttaaatttgacaTGTTATTTATGTTTCCATTTTTCATTTGGCGTTAatgtttttctctatttttttcttttcaacaacTTGTAGTATTATTGAAAAGGTTCACTTaacgttttcctttttttatttttgataaagacAGAAACATAACCATTCTTCTTAATAATACAAACAACATCCAGAGATAATGAAAAATGAACATCTATGTTGtcgttgttttcttgtattttttgtGTGGCTAAATAGAGACTTTTTTAcctcgtttttttttgtctatttaaCATTTACAAGACAATATgaccaaaatttaaattaaaaaaaaaataacaagaagatCAAAGTCGTCCACTCAACAAAAAATCTTTGACTAGAAGAAACCACAAAACCGATCAAACATTAGAAAATCTACCCGAAGAAAACCGAACAGCATCGCCGTAACCAACTAACCGATCGGTAAACCGAGCCGATTCgtatcttttttctctcttcccaaacccaaacccaacaatCGATTTCTCAATCTGCCCATAATTAGTATCTTCTAAATCACCAATGATACCCTTAACCTCAAGAACCAAACCCCAGAACCCATCGATCCAACCTCTCTTCCAATTCCCATGGCAGATTTCAGACAACCTCTCTTTACAACTCTCGAGCCGCTTCAAAGCACAGACAAGCTCGACCGTATCTCCGAAGCTCAAACTGTTGGGCCGCTCTTTAAACTCGTTTAACCTCGTGTAAAGCTCGTTGATCGAAGACACGTAGTCTTCCCCAACCAAGTGAGTGATTTTGTCGGCTAGAGATTTGCCACCACCGGAGAAGGGTAGATCCGGGATTTTACATGATTCTTCTAGTAAACCAACGAGCGCATCCATCTCACGAAGCAAATCAGAGTTGGTGAGAGACGAAACCATTTCTTCGTATTCGTCTTTGTGAATTGTGCTCGATGTCGAAGATATGAAAAATCCCANNNNNNNNNNNNNNNNNNNNNNNNNNNNNNNNNNNNNNNNNNNNNNNNNNNNNNNNNNNNNNNNNNNNNNNNNNNNNNNNNNNNNNNNNNNNNNNNNNNNNNNNNNNNNNNNNNNNNNNNNNNNNNNNNNNNNNNNNNNNNNNNNNNNNNNNNNNNNNNNNNNNNNNNNNNNNNNNNNNNNNNNNNNNNNNNNNNNNNNNNNNNNNNNNNNNNNNNNNNNNNNNNNNNNNNNNNNNNNNNNNNNNNNNNNNNNNNNNNNNNNNNNNNNNNNNNNNNNNNNNNNNNNNNNNNNNNNNNNNNNNNNNNNNNNNNNNNNNNNNNNNNNNNNNNNNNNNNNNNNNNNNNNNNNNNNNNNNNNNNNNNNNNNNNNNNNNNNNNNNNNNNNNNNNNNNNNNNNNNNNNNNNNNNNNNNNNNNNNNNNNNNNNNNNNNNNNNNNNNNNNNNNNNNNNNNNNNNNNNNNNNNNNNNNNNNNNNNNNNNNNNNNNNNNNNNNNNNNNNNNNNNNNNNNNNNNNNNNNNNNNNNNNNNNNNNNNNNNNNNNNNNNNNNNNNNNNNNNNNNNNNNNNNNNNNNNNNNNNNNNNNNNNNNNNNNNNNNNNNNNNNNNNNNNNNNNNNNNNNNNNNNNNNNNNNNNNNNNNNNNNNNNNNNNNNNNNNNNNNNNNNNNNNNNNNNNNNNNNNNNNNNNNNNNNNNNNNNNNNNNNNNNNNNNNNNNNNNNNNNNNNNNNNNNNNNNNNNNNNNNNNNNNNNNNNNNNNNNNNNNNNNNNNNNNNNNNNNNNNNNNNNNNNNNNNNNNNNNNNNNNNNNNNNNNNNNNNNNNNNNNNNNNNNNNNNNNNNNaaaaaaaaaaaaaaaaacaataaaaatccaaactttatgataaaaatcgaatttttatttatttataactttaCCATCGGACCCAAGAAGAAAGCTCCCACATCAAAGGAGATTTCTCATCTCTAAAACCGGAAAGTTTCAGATAATTACGGCCACCGGAAGCAGGAAAAACAGAGAGCTGATCCTGGAGGATGAAGCGGCCGTGTTTGACGATGTGATGGACGATGATCAAAGATTTGAGGGCTACGCAAGCATCTTTGGTAGTGTGAAGACGGTCCATGATGGATTCGACGGCAGAAGCAGCGGTGGCTCGTGATCCTGAACCGGCGGAGAGGAGAACGGCGAGGTGAAGATTCCCTGGCGGCGTTGAAGGGTCGTGAGTAGTGGCACGGAGGACAGAGAGATGGAAAGGGAGAGTTTTGCTTCTAGTGTTTGATGAGACAAAAGCAGCTTTGCTTTGAGAAGCTTTGTCTTTGATTTTGCCTATGAGATCTGCAAAACTTGTGATTCTTCCCATCGAATAATAGgctttgatgaatgatgatgaatcgatgacttctttttaatttgatgatgatgagatattataaatataatagtaTAGTATATGGTTTTGTAGGTCAAGAAAAGGAAACTATTTTAATTCTATGTAACCAACCAACATGggtcaaataattaatataatgttTGTATATGAAGAGAATCACTCAATCGTcgattgttttttcttttctttttttctaaagaatATAATCGTTCGAATCTGATGATTTCCTCTTCGTATTCATTCACTCAAGTACCAGCAGTTACGTATATCAAATTATTGTAAAGGACAGATGATTATAACGAACACACTTTGATATCTTTTGTTACCTGCGATTAAGAACATTACAGAAAAAGTTTCCAAAACATCAACACCTGTTGGCTGGCTGTTGCGCAAAACCCTCTCGTTACGACTAAGTACTAAACCCAATAAAAATGACATAAAGactcaaataataatatcttcGTTACTAACATTTGAATAGAAACACTGTTTGAGAAAATTATATTCCCTCCGTTCTATTTTaactgtcgtttaaggtttttgcacacaaattaaggaaactactccctctgtatcagaatacttgatgttctagaattttttcttgtatcacaaaggatgattttctgtatacttttatcaattaatactaagaaattacaaatttcaaaaatcattaaatgagaatttaaaaatttgatgaaatactattagttaataattataaaaatatgttattataaatgaagaatacatttattgctaaacattaaatgtttttcttaattcatgtaaaaattctagaacatcaagtattatgatacagagggagtatcaaattttatgttttgtccttcgttaatatattttataattttttcattggttgaaactttaaaataatagggataagattggaatattcatcaaacatctgtattgaaaatctaaaacgacaactaatatgaaacaaaaattaaattttagaacgACAACTAAActagaacggagggagtattatataCTCCTACTTGTTTAGCGAGCTACTAAACAAGCTTTTGGACCTTTACTGTATAACAAAgtaactttttagtttttttatttaccacTCCAAACCCAAACACACAAGGCTGACGACAAAACATAACGTCGACTCATTTCAACGGTTCGCCGTTAGATTTCTGTGATCTAACGGAACCCGAGTTTGACTTTGAAACGAACAAAGTCAAACCCCAACGATCCAACATCCCACCCGACCCGACTGTGTAACTGCTTTCCTCACCGCTCCTCCGGTCATATTTCTCTCTCCCTTCCGCCGTCAAATCAACGTCGAAGCTTCTCGTTCGTTTCAGTCTACGTCCTTTCACCTCCATTATTCGCCTCATCACATCATCCGGCAACCGCAGAGTAAACCTCTCAGCGCCGTAACCGAGTCGACCCATTGAATGACCCGTCGAATTCGATCTCGGAAACTTACCGACGAGGTGGTGACTCTTCGTTGTCTCAACGGTCTCAACGTCAATCACGACATGGTCTCTCAATATCACCGCGCCACCGGAGTTATCCGACTTCGCCGCCGTGAGATTATATCTGCAAACAGGGCAAGTTGCGTGGGAGTGAAGCCAAGCGTCGATGCAATCGATGTGGAAGAGATGATTACAAATCGGAAGCAACCGCACCGTTTCACGATCTTCTAATTCGTTGAGGCAAATCGCACATTCCAAATCGTTGGATCCGAGTTTTGATTCTTTGACGGAGGAGTAAGCGAATACAGGGAAGCTTTCGACGACTGCGTCGTCAAGTCCGCCTCGCCGTGAATAACCGTCGTTAGCGCGGCGGCGAGAATATCTGGTGGAGTATTCGGAGTTAGGGCGAGTGCAATGGCGGATATAGACGGAGAGTAatccgatgaagaagaagagggtgaCGAGAACGGCGAAGACGGTGGTCTTCGACGGAGTTTGACCCGGTTGCTGCAACTCAGGCGGACTCGGTGAGAATGATTGAGCATTAGCTTTGCTCTGTAGGATGAATGCCACGTGGAAAATAATCCAACGGTGAGGACTAAAACTGTCGACACGTATCATCGTTCATTCGAAACGACGTCGCGAGTAAGAATCGTTAGAAGGAATACTAACGGCTGAGATTTATCCAcgtgaaatttgattttctgcttgtaaataaaatgaaaatgtcTATAGTAAGCTTTGTTATGTTTTAAGGTTATAAACGAAGAttgggtttatatatatacttagagGGATAAGcatatagtaatatttttgaCTTTTAGATTAGCTTAAGAAAGGTTTATTAAAAAGGACAATTATGCAAAAAATCGTCAAATTGCTTGGGGTAGATTTGGTTAcaataaaatactaatattgTAATTAGTCCATTTTAGCtcgaaaaatacttaggttcacccaggggtgaacctctccattcaccccctctttTCGCAGCCAATCataatcttccatctaatatttcatttcaaaaataaattaaaattaaattaaaaagcaaaccaaattaaggaaataaattctgtatacttttaattaaggaaagttaaatattggcttggtttagatttttaaacttagaataaaattatgtcggtttgggtttacaaatgaagtggttagggattagattttacaattaaaacgaaattatatgtcggtttgggtttacaaatgaggtggttagagtttagattttacaattagaacgaaattatatgtcggtttgggttcacaaatgagatagttaggatttagattttacaagtagaacaaaataatatgtcggtttgggtttacaaatgagatgttagggtttagatttcacaattagaacgaaattatatatcgatttgggttcacaaataaaatggttagagtttagattttataagtagaacgaaattatatacgatttgggttcacaaatgagatggttagggtttagattttatatacattggtttgggtttattaaagtgcggtttaaattttttaattttataataatgtatacagattttattacCTTATTTTATTAGGgagtgaatggagaggttcacccatAGGGGTGAATCCAAGTATTGTTCTTTTAGCTCCACTTGATGAAATGAAAAAGTCTAAATCAGATCAGCTAAAACTGTGTGCTTGGATTATATATGTGTCAATCATGTTTATCCACATGTTCGTTGCATATACACAAATTATTTGTCTCTTCGATAGGGTCAAATTAATCAATTCTTAAGAGGTCAGAATGTTTCATCGTACAAATTTGCCTTTTCCTTGATTTCAGAcaagaaattaaacaaaaacaacagaagcagaattacaacaacaacacaagcgGGATAAGTGGTGTGTAATCCCCTGGcaacaaaatgaaaagataGATATATTTATGGCCACACCAACAATACGAGTGATCGATCATAACAATTGCAGCTAATGGTTTTGGTTGTATCACCGTCTaatcacatgttttttttttttttttcactacatttccaattaattttaaatgttttcaatTAACTTAACACTCACTCTGTCTCTATCAGAATTAGTTGGCTGATACGCACAACAGTTtctgtaaaatataaatttaaatgcTAAAAAGTCTTAGTGCAAGTAAGATAGACTTGATAGGATAAATACGAATTTCACAATCTCGAGACTTGAACTTAATTATTATAATCCAAAGAGTTACGATACATATATACTACTGTATATatgacaaattttaaaaatctcttaattctttttctatcaataaatttttaatgtgtttgaaacttttgagtataTATCTTCAAAATGCATGTAGATGTATGTACTCGAGGCTCGACTCTCGAGCATGGAATTCATGATCCAAATTCTATTTAtgctaatattatttttcaagctGATCCAGTAGCTGTGCAACAGTATATGTATTAAATGTCAAATACTCAAATGTAGGAAACGTGTACGGGAACGTCGAACTCCACATGTTCTTTTTAGTTTAACATACGTATATCATAAGTTCATAACAACTAACAACTACTTTAacaagaccaaacaaaaaaacgaacatacaaattaatataacaataaatGGAGTAGGCTGTAGGCCTATTGATAACAAACAAACTAGAGTTTTTGCGGTCCATCATCTAAGACTGGTATCATAATGTAGTGTAGAGGCCCATCTCTTTATTCACAAGTTGAGTTCTAATAGAATCATTTTCTCCCATTTAGATAATGTTTCTTGAAATTGACCTCAAGTGATATGAGTCTAAAGACGTTTCTTGAAAATTGAACGTGTGATGGACCCAAAGCCCTTTTTATATTGTTCTAGAAAAATCAGTAATCACTATGGGATTGTCTGTTTCACTtaaaagttgtaatattttcCATGTAAAAACGCAAATGCATAATTATAAGGACTATTAtaaaaatacacatatatatatatatatagcaaatctATATTGAACCTTTCTATAACAAAGCTTCATTTTGacatatgtctatatttttgcactcttttgtttttttttttactttattttattaccagttgtttcaaaaaaaaaaaaaaaattcgtagTCACAAGATTGTATTAATTCATTTGTCATTTTGACGGTGCCGCTTGAGCGGAGCCTATAGTTTTGGATGATTCAGTGAACCAAAACCCAAACTGTCAGTCTTTGTTCCCTCACCCGCAAAAGCCTTTTAATCCCACTCTTCTGCATTGCCAACACTATAAcatactattaattattaaatactaatgttttaatataaagtatatatatatatatatatatatatcaaaattcagATATGTGGGACTAAATTATGATAtctgtataattttatatcttatCCAATGGAATTTTAGTTTGATAAGGAAAACTACATTTGATTTAATTCattaataaacaaatcataGTTTGTCATTTATGTCATCAAATCTTCTGTGACGTATCTTATGACGTTTTACAAAGGatgttgtaattttaaaatcttcCTTTTAAAAAGCCTCTTTCTTACGTATATACTATTCGCtgtttattaaatttctctgaattaaaaataaataaatagaaacaccctacataataaataaattaggctataaccaaattattaaaaataaacacataCGACGACGTATCACGGATTCCGCTACAGAGCCGAGCTGAGCCATATGTAGTAGCTCTGGTTCAAAACTTAACCTTAGTTACATTTTAACCACTTTAAATCGTAACCCAAGTTTGGTTTATTTAAAGAAAGGGAAAGTGTGAAACCAACTTGTTcatattgaaaaaacaaaacaaagaacaaacaaaccattgctctctctccctctctctccctctctccgcTTCCTCTGTAAATGAATTACTAAAAGCTTTCACTCTGTTGGAATTTCTCAATCCATAtcttcattttttgtttatgtattcaagTAAAGAAGCTCAATTCTGTTCACAACATTGTTGTAAGATTTgaacttctttttattttgctgTCACCATGAAGAGGCTAAGCAGCTCAGATTCAATGTGTGGTCTCATCTCCACTTCTACAGGTTCTTTTACCATTTTGTTTAACTTCAGACAATCCTCATGTGATCCTTTCTACTACTgtttctaatcttattttttttttttttcaaataaacagATGAACAGAGTCCAAGAGGTTACGGAAGTAATTACCAATCTATGCTTGAAGGTTACGACGAGGACGCTACACTAATCGAGGAATACTCCGGCAACAACCACAACCATCACCACATGGGTCTATCGGAAAAGAAGAGACGATTGAGAGTTGACCAAGTCAAAGCTCTTGAGAAAAATTTCG from the Camelina sativa cultivar DH55 chromosome 12, Cs, whole genome shotgun sequence genome contains:
- the LOC104729328 gene encoding classical arabinogalactan protein 3-like, whose protein sequence is MALKTLQALIFLGVFATSCLAQAPAPAPMTLLPPVESPSPVITPTAQPPSPVASPPVPVASPPVPVNEPTPVPTTPPTVSPPTISPTTPPMASPPKPDGMAPGPSGPTPAPAPGPDAPEADSALTNKAFLVSTVIAGALYAVVLA
- the LOC104729330 gene encoding RING-H2 finger protein ATL32-like, translating into MIRVDSFSPHRWIIFHVAFILQSKANAQSFSPSPPELQQPGQTPSKTTVFAVLVTLFFFIGLLSVYIRHCTRPNSEYSTRYSRRRANDGYSRRGGLDDAVVESFPVFAYSSVKESKLGSNDLECAICLNELEDRETVRLLPICNHLFHIDCIDAWLHSHATCPVCRYNLTAAKSDNSGGAVILRDHVVIDVETVETTKSHHLVGKFPRSNSTGHSMGRLGYGAERFTLRLPDDVMRRIMEVKGRRLKRTRSFDVDLTAEGREKYDRRSGEESSYTVGSGGMLDRWGLTLFVSKSNSGSVRSQKSNGEPLK